Proteins encoded by one window of Myripristis murdjan chromosome 1, fMyrMur1.1, whole genome shotgun sequence:
- the slc25a38b gene encoding mitochondrial glycine transporter B isoform X2, with protein sequence MEVAMAHPALKAFMCGSLSGTCSTLLFQPLDLVKTRLQTLQNNAKPGAPKVGMFTVFINVIRTENFFSLWKGVSPSFVRCIPGVGIYFSTFYSLKQHFFVDRAPNAGEAVLLGAGARAVAGISLLPVTVIKTRFESGHYNYVSVAGALKSVYETEGIRALFSGLTATLLRDAPFSGIYVMFYSQAKRSLPQEVTSSFYAPLVNFSCGVVAGVLASLVTQPADVVKTHIQVSPSHWSTLDAVRYIYRENGLSGFFRGAVPRSLRRTLMAAMAWTVYEQLMARMGLKS encoded by the exons ATGGAGGTGGCCATG GCTCACCCAGCTCTCAAAGCCTTTATGTGTGGCTCTCTCAGCGGCACCTGCTCTACGCTGCTCTTCCAGCCTCTGGATCTGGTCAAGACGCGCCTGCAGACCCTGCAGAACAACGCTAAGCCAGG TGCGCCAAAGGTGGGGATGTTTACCGTTTTCATCAACGTCATAAGGACAGAGAATTTCTTCAGTCTGTGGAAGGGGGTGTCACCA TCATTTGTGCGCTGCATCCCTGGAGTGGGCATCTACTTCAGCACCTTCTACTCCCTAAAGCAGCACTTCTTTGTGGACCGGGCACCCAACGCCGGTGAGGCTGTTCTTCTGGGCGCCGGGGCCAGAGCGGTGGCCGGTATCTCCCTGCTGCCCGTCACCGTCATCAAGACACGTTTTGAG AGTGGCCATTATAACTACGTGAGTGTGGCTGGTGCTCTGAAGAGTGTGTATGAAACGGAGGGCATCAGGGCTCTGTTCTCAGGGCTGACCGCCACGCTGCTGCGAGACGCTCCCTTCTCCGGCATCTACGTCATGTTCTACAGCCAGGCCAAGAGGTCGCTGCCTCAAG AGGTGACTTCGTCATTCTATGCCCCGCTGGTGAACTTTAGCTGTGGTGTGGTGGCGGGAGTCTTGGCCTCACTGGTCACCCAGCCTGCAGATGTTGTGAAGACCCACATCCAAGTCAGCCCGTCTCACTGGAGCACGTTAGACGCTGTTCGCTATATCTACAGG GAGAATGGCCTGAGTGGGTTTTTTCGTGGGGCGGTACCCAGGTCTCTCCGACGCACTCTGATGGCTGCTATGGCCTGGACTGTCTACGAACAGCTCATGGCTCGAATGGGCCTCAAATCCTGA
- the slc25a38b gene encoding mitochondrial glycine transporter B isoform X1, whose amino-acid sequence MQEKQDSPSRTPGGLGKAHPALKAFMCGSLSGTCSTLLFQPLDLVKTRLQTLQNNAKPGAPKVGMFTVFINVIRTENFFSLWKGVSPSFVRCIPGVGIYFSTFYSLKQHFFVDRAPNAGEAVLLGAGARAVAGISLLPVTVIKTRFESGHYNYVSVAGALKSVYETEGIRALFSGLTATLLRDAPFSGIYVMFYSQAKRSLPQEVTSSFYAPLVNFSCGVVAGVLASLVTQPADVVKTHIQVSPSHWSTLDAVRYIYRENGLSGFFRGAVPRSLRRTLMAAMAWTVYEQLMARMGLKS is encoded by the exons atgcaggaaaaacaggATTCTCCAAGCCGAACCCCAGGTGGCCTCGGGAAG GCTCACCCAGCTCTCAAAGCCTTTATGTGTGGCTCTCTCAGCGGCACCTGCTCTACGCTGCTCTTCCAGCCTCTGGATCTGGTCAAGACGCGCCTGCAGACCCTGCAGAACAACGCTAAGCCAGG TGCGCCAAAGGTGGGGATGTTTACCGTTTTCATCAACGTCATAAGGACAGAGAATTTCTTCAGTCTGTGGAAGGGGGTGTCACCA TCATTTGTGCGCTGCATCCCTGGAGTGGGCATCTACTTCAGCACCTTCTACTCCCTAAAGCAGCACTTCTTTGTGGACCGGGCACCCAACGCCGGTGAGGCTGTTCTTCTGGGCGCCGGGGCCAGAGCGGTGGCCGGTATCTCCCTGCTGCCCGTCACCGTCATCAAGACACGTTTTGAG AGTGGCCATTATAACTACGTGAGTGTGGCTGGTGCTCTGAAGAGTGTGTATGAAACGGAGGGCATCAGGGCTCTGTTCTCAGGGCTGACCGCCACGCTGCTGCGAGACGCTCCCTTCTCCGGCATCTACGTCATGTTCTACAGCCAGGCCAAGAGGTCGCTGCCTCAAG AGGTGACTTCGTCATTCTATGCCCCGCTGGTGAACTTTAGCTGTGGTGTGGTGGCGGGAGTCTTGGCCTCACTGGTCACCCAGCCTGCAGATGTTGTGAAGACCCACATCCAAGTCAGCCCGTCTCACTGGAGCACGTTAGACGCTGTTCGCTATATCTACAGG GAGAATGGCCTGAGTGGGTTTTTTCGTGGGGCGGTACCCAGGTCTCTCCGACGCACTCTGATGGCTGCTATGGCCTGGACTGTCTACGAACAGCTCATGGCTCGAATGGGCCTCAAATCCTGA
- the LOC115367750 gene encoding 40S ribosomal protein SA-like: MSGGLDVLQMKEEDVLKFLAAGTHLGGTNMDFQMEQYVYKRKTDGVYIINLRRTWEKLLLAARAIVAIENPADVCVISSRNTGQRAVLKFASATGATTFHGRFTPGTFTNQIQAAFREPRLLIVTDPRADHQPLTEASYVNIPTIALCNTDSPLRYVDIAIPCNNKGHHSVGLMWWMLAREVLRMRGTISREHPWEVMPDLYFYRDPEEIEKEEQAAAEKAVGKEEFQGEWTAPATDFAQPEVADWSEGVQVPSVPIQQFQGAVEAAPKVPAEGFSTEDWSAQTATEDWAAPTAQASDWGGASSEWP, from the exons ATGTCCGGAGGTCTGGATGTGCTgcagatgaaggaggaggatgtgCTGAAGTTCCTGGCAGCAGGAACCCATCTGGGAGGAACCAACATGGACTTCCAGATGGAGCAGTATGTCTACAAGAGAAAGACTGATG GTGTGTACATCATCAACCTGAGGAGGACCTGGGAGAAGCTGTTGCTGGCGGCCAGAGCCATCGTGGCCATCGAAAACCCCGCCGATGTCTGTGTGATCTCCTCCAGGAACACAGGACAG AGGGCTGTGCTGAAGTTTGCTTCCGCCACTGGTGCCACCACTTTCCACGGCCGCTTCACCCCCGGAACGTTCACCAATCAGATTCAGGCGGCCTTCAGGGAGCCCCGCCTCCTGATTGTGACAGATCCTCGCGCCGACCACCAGCCGCTGACTGAGGCGTCCTACGTGAACATCCCCACCATCGCCCTGTGCAACACTGACTCCCCGCTCAGATATGTGGATATCGCCATCCCCTGCAACAACAAG GGTCACCACTCTGTGGGTCTGATGTGGTGGATGTTGGCCAGGGAGGTGCTGAGGATGAGGGGCACCATCTCCAGGGAGCACCCCTGGGAGGTCATGCCTGATCTCTACTTCTACAGAGACCCTGAGGAG ATTgagaaggaggagcaggcagCAGCTGAGAAGGCTGTTGGCAAGGAGGAGTTCCAGGGTGAATGGACTGCCCCGGCTACTGACTTCGCCCAGCCTGAGGTGGCCGACTGGTCTGAGGGCGTCCAGGTGCCCTCTGTGCCCATCCAGCAGTTCCAAGGTGCCGTTGAGG CTGCACCTAAGGTCCCTGCTGAAGGCTTTTCTACAGAGGACTGGAGTGCCCAGACTGCCACCGAGGACTGGGCTGCTCCCACTGCTCAAGCCTCTGACTGGGGTGGCGCCAGCTCTGAATGGCCTTAA